The following are encoded together in the Populus trichocarpa isolate Nisqually-1 chromosome 5, P.trichocarpa_v4.1, whole genome shotgun sequence genome:
- the LOC18098713 gene encoding probable LRR receptor-like serine/threonine-protein kinase At3g47570 isoform X1, with protein sequence MAHNQNCNMAVPVFCLIFFLMPGASAFVCNFTDCEALLKFKAGITSDPEGYVKDWNEANPFCNWTGVTCHQSLQNRVIDLEITDMRLEGSISPFLSNLSLLTKLSLQGNNFHGEIPTTLGALSQLEYLNMSENKLSGALPASLHGCQILKFLDLTDNNLSGVIPEELGWMKKLSFLALSENNLTGVIPAFLSNLTELTQLELAVNYFTGQIPVELGVLSRLEILYLHLNFLEGTIPASLSNCTALQAISLIENRLSGEIPSQMGNKLQNLRKLYFMNNNISGRIPVTFSNLSQITLLDLSVNYLEGEVPEELGKLKNLEILYLHSNNLVSNSSLSFLTALTNCSFLMKLHLGSCLFSGSLPASIGNLSKDLYYFNLLNNRIRGEIPDSIGNLSGLVTLQLWYNHLDGTIPATFGKLKLLQRLYLGRNKLQGSIPDEMGQTENLGLLDLANNSITGSIPCSLGNLSQLRYLYLSQNSLSGNIPIKLSQCSLMMQLDLSFNSLQGPLPPEIGVFSNLGLSLNLSNNNLDGEIPATIGNLVSVQAIDLSVNRFSGIIPSSVGSCTALEYLNLSKNMIQGTILESLKQIASLKALDLAFNQLTGSVPIWLANDSVMKNFNLSYNRLTGEVSSMGRFKNLSGSTLIGNAGLCGGSALMRLQPCAVHKKRRKLWKWTYYLLAITVSCFLLLLVYVGVRVRRFFKKKTDAKSEEAILMAFRGRNFTQRELEIATDGFSDANLLGRGSFGSVYKAWIDDRISFVAVKVLNEDSRRCYKSLKRECQILSGIKHRNLVQMMGSIWNSQFKALILEFVGNGNLEQHLYPESEGGNCRLTLSERLGIAIDIANALEYLQLGCSTQVVHCDLKPQNVLLDDDMVAHVADFGIGKVFFADKPTEYSSTASGLRGSVGYIPPEYGQSNEVSVRGDVYSFGIMLLELITRQRPTGEMFTDGLDLRKWVGAATPHHILDVVDMSLKREAHSSGAIEKLKQCCVHVVDAGMMCTEENPQSRPSISLISRELQNLWKQMEFGK encoded by the exons ATGGCACACAATCAAAACTGCAACATGGCTGTGCCAGTGTTCTGTCTCATCTTTTTTCTCATGCCAGGAGCATCGGCATTTGTTTGCAATTTTACTGATTGTGAAGCTCTTCTCAAATTCAAGGCAGGCATAACAAGTGATCCGGAAGGATACGTCAAGGATTGGAATGAAGCCAATCCTTTCTGTAACTGGACCGGAGTTACATGCCACCAATCTCTCCAAAACCGCGTTATAGATCTTGAGATTACAGACATGCGCTTAGAAGGAAGTATATCGCCATTTCTATCCAATCTTTCTCTTCTCACCAAGCTTTCCTTGCAGGGTAATAATTTCCATGGAGAAATCCCAACTACCTTGGGAGCACTCTCACAGTTAGAATATCTCAATATGAGTGAAAATAAGCTCTCTGGTGCCTTGCCAGCTTCACTACACGGCTGTCAAATCTTGAAATTTCTAGACTTGACTGATAACAACCTTTCTGGGGTCATTCCTGAAGAACTAGGATGGATGAAGAAGCTGAGTTTTTTAGCTCTCTCTGAAAACAACCTCACTGGGGTCATTCCGGCCTTTTTGTCAAACCTGACAGAATTGACACAACTAGAACTGGCTGTGAACTACTTTACTGGGCAAATCCCTGTGGAGCTTGGAGTTTTGAGCAGGCTTGAGATTTTGTATTTGCACCTGAACTTTCTTGAGGGAACAATACCTGCATCACTAAGTAATTGCACTGCATTGCAAGCAATTTCATTGATTGAGAATCGATTATCCGGGGAAATCCCTTCACAAATGGGGAACAAGCTCCAAAACTTGCGGAAGTTGTATTTTATGAACAACAATATTTCTGGTAGGATTCCGGTGACATTCTCAAATCTTTCACAGATAACTCTGCTTGATTTGAGTGTCAATTACTTGGAGGGTGAAGTTCCCGAGGAACTGGGGAAGTTGAAGAACCTTGAGATCCTTTACCTCCATAGCAACAACCTGGTTAGCAATTCTTCTCTTAGTTTTCTTACTGCTCTCACAAACTGTTCATTTCTGATGAAACTGCACTTGGGCTCATGTTTATTTTCTGGGAGTTTACCTGCTTCCATTGGAAATCTTTCCAAAGACCTCTACTATTTCAATCTTTTGAATAACCGTATAAGAGGAGAGATTCCAGATAGTATTGGAAACTTGAGTGGCCTCGTGACCCTACAACTGTGGTACAATCATTTGGACGGGACAATTCCAGCAACTTTTGGAAAGCTGAAGCTGTTGCAAAGACTATATTTGGGGAGAAACAAGCTACAAGGTTCCATTCCAGATGAAATGGGGCAGACGGAAAACCTTGGCTTACTTGATCTTGCCAATAATTCCATAACCGGGTCAATCCCTTGTTCACTTGGTAACCTCTCACAGTTGAGATACCTTTACCTATCTCAGAACAGCTTATCAGGAAATATTCCCATCAAACTCAGCCAGTGCTCTCTCATGATGCAGCTGGATTTATCTTTTAACAGCTTGCAGGGGCCTCTTCCACCAGAAATTGGAGTTTTTTCTAACTTGGGGCTCTCCCTCAACCTTTCAAATAACAATCTAGACGGGGAAATACCTGCAACTATTGGAAATCTGGTATCTGTACAAGCTATTGACTTATCGGTGAACAGATTTTCTGGCATTATACCAAGTTCAGTTGGAAGTTGTACGGCTTTGGAGTACTTGAACCTATCCAAGAACATGATTCAAGGTACAATTCTAGAGTCATTGAAACAAATTGCATCCTTAAAAGCACTGGATCTGGCTTTTAATCAATTAACAGGCAGCGTTCCAATCTGGCTTGCCAATGACTCAGTGATGAAGAATTTCAACCTGTCGTATAATAGATTAACTGGAGAAGTTTCGAGTATGGGAAGGTTTAAAAATCTTAGTGGAAGCACATTGATAGGAAATGCAGGCCTGTGTGGTGGTTCTGCGCTAATGAGACTCCAGCCATGTGCAGTTCATAAGAAAAGGAGGAAGTTATGGAAATGGACCTATTACTTGTTGGCAATTACTGTTAGCTGCTTTTTACTGCTCTTGGTATATGTGGGGGTCCGTGTTAGACgattctttaaaaagaaaactgatGCAAAATCTGAAGAAGCAATTCTGATGGCTTTCAGAGGACGAAATTTCACTCAAAGAGAGCTCGAAATTGCAACCGACGGGTTCAGTGATGCCAATCTCTTGGGGAGAGGAAGCTTTGGATCTGTTTATAAAGCTTGGATTGATGATAGAATATCTTTTGTCGCGGTTAAGGTTCTAAATGAAGACAGCAGGCGGTGTTACAAAAGCCTAAAAAGGGAGTGCCAAATACTGTCAGGAATTAAGCATCGGAATCTGGTTCAAATGATGGGATCAATCTGGAATTCACAGTTCAAGGCTCTCATCCTTGAGTTTGTAGGTAATGGAAACTTGGAACAGCATCTTTATCCTGAGTCCGAGGGAGGAAACTGTCGATTGACGTTGAGTGAGAGATTAGGAATAGCAATAGATATTGCGAATGCCTTGGAGTATCTTCAATTGGGTTGCTCAACTCAAGTTGTGCACTGTGATCTGAAACCACAAAATGTTCTTCTTGATGATGATATGGTGGCCCATGTTGCGGACTTTGGAATTGGAAAGGTCTTTTTTGCTGATAAACCAACTGAATATTCTTCTACAGCAAGTGGCCTGCGAGGATCTGTTGGCTATATTCCTCCAG AATATGGACAGAGTAATGAAGTATCAGTTAGAGGAGACGTATACAGCTTCGGTATCATGCTGCTGGAATTGATAACAAGGCAAAGACCAACAGGAGAAATGTTCACAGACGGGCTTGATCTAAGGAAGTGGGTGGGTGCGGCAACCCCTCATCATATTTTGGATGTGGTAGACATGTCATTGAAGCGAGAGGCACATTCAAGTGGTGCTATAGAGAAGCTAAAGCAATGCTGTGTTCATGTGGTCGATGCAGGAATGATGTGCACAGAAGAGAATCCACAAAGCCGTCCTTCCATATCTTTGATCTCCAGAGAGCTCCAAAACCTTTGGAAACAGATGGAATTTGGGAAATGA